From the genome of Haloarchaeobius salinus, one region includes:
- a CDS encoding SDR family oxidoreductase — protein MTERVAVVTAAGRGIGAACARQLAEDGYTPVLLSKSGAAKEVAEELGGVGFEGSVTGPADLEALVDAALDRYGRIDVVVNNTGHPATGDLLDIDDGDWHDGLDLVLLNVVRMARLVTPVFEEQGGGSVVNISTFSAYEPSLDFPVSSVLRAGLGAFTKLYADRYADAGIRMNCVLPGFADSYEVDDGTLAEIPMGRPAAVEEIADAVAYLASDDASYVTGQNLRVDGGLTDSV, from the coding sequence ATGACCGAACGGGTAGCAGTCGTGACCGCGGCGGGCCGTGGCATCGGCGCAGCGTGCGCCCGACAGCTCGCCGAGGACGGGTACACACCGGTACTGCTGTCGAAATCTGGCGCGGCGAAGGAGGTGGCCGAGGAACTCGGCGGCGTCGGCTTCGAGGGCTCGGTGACCGGCCCGGCAGACCTCGAGGCGCTGGTCGACGCGGCGCTCGACCGGTACGGACGCATCGACGTCGTGGTGAACAACACCGGCCACCCGGCGACGGGCGACCTGCTCGACATCGACGACGGGGACTGGCACGACGGACTCGACCTCGTGCTGCTCAACGTCGTCCGGATGGCCCGGCTCGTCACACCCGTCTTCGAGGAGCAGGGTGGCGGGAGCGTCGTCAACATCTCGACGTTCTCCGCGTACGAGCCGTCGCTCGACTTCCCCGTCTCGTCGGTGCTGCGGGCGGGCCTCGGCGCGTTCACGAAGCTCTACGCCGACCGGTACGCCGACGCCGGCATCCGGATGAACTGCGTCCTGCCCGGTTTCGCCGACAGCTACGAGGTCGACGACGGGACGCTGGCGGAGATCCCGATGGGTCGGCCCGCTGCGGTCGAGGAGATAGCCGACGCGGTCGCGTACCTCGCCTCGGACGACGCGAGCTACGTGACCGGACAGAACCTGCGGGTGGACGGCGGGCTGACGGACTCGGTCTGA
- a CDS encoding winged helix-turn-helix domain-containing protein yields MAAETDDQPTPPDERDLESYVDDRLFDDSMGTLADHAARKAALGDARRYAIVFLLYERDEVPRSELADAVDDPTFDLTHHLGELVDAGLVARTGAPEGADGRRTFYEITHLGRQEIAADYRNVTGHDPGE; encoded by the coding sequence ATGGCCGCCGAAACCGACGACCAACCGACCCCGCCCGACGAGCGCGACCTTGAGAGCTACGTCGACGACCGGCTGTTCGACGACAGCATGGGCACGCTCGCGGACCACGCCGCCCGCAAGGCCGCGCTGGGGGACGCCCGGCGCTACGCCATCGTGTTCCTGCTGTACGAACGCGACGAGGTGCCCCGGAGCGAGCTCGCCGACGCGGTGGACGACCCCACGTTCGACCTGACCCACCACCTCGGAGAACTGGTCGACGCCGGGCTCGTCGCCCGCACCGGCGCGCCCGAAGGCGCGGACGGCCGGCGGACGTTCTACGAGATCACCCACCTCGGCCGGCAGGAGATCGCGGCCGACTACCGCAACGTCACCGGGCACGATCCCGGCGAGTAG
- the corA gene encoding magnesium/cobalt transporter CorA has translation MTVQSHVFQSAGVDEHDDLAAAKEAPGTTWTRVSDGTSEELEAVAETFDIHALELDDVRNDVRPKVEQFENHLFVLLKTATLREGETTFAEEVKTRSVGIFVGPDWLVTLSTHTIPAVGVVWDAVTREERRLLARGPDFTAYRIIDAIVDGYFHVLDEIESDIEAVEEEVVGATGLDLLEDINELRRDLLSVRRVLWPTRDAVGVLARGDLDFVDETTEKYFRDVYDHVVQLVELNETYRDLVTGARDIYLNSLSMSTNEVMKTLTVVATIVLPLTFVVGVYGMNFERMPELAWPYAYHAVVLGMAGIAGVMVLYFRREGWL, from the coding sequence GTGACGGTCCAGAGCCACGTGTTCCAATCCGCGGGTGTCGACGAGCACGACGACCTCGCCGCGGCAAAGGAGGCCCCCGGGACGACGTGGACCCGCGTCTCCGATGGCACGAGCGAGGAGCTGGAGGCGGTCGCGGAGACGTTCGACATCCACGCGCTCGAGCTCGATGACGTGCGCAACGACGTGCGGCCGAAGGTCGAGCAGTTCGAGAACCACCTGTTCGTCCTGCTGAAGACCGCGACACTCCGTGAGGGCGAGACCACCTTCGCCGAGGAGGTGAAGACCCGGAGCGTCGGCATCTTCGTCGGGCCGGACTGGCTCGTCACGCTGTCGACGCACACCATCCCGGCCGTCGGGGTCGTCTGGGACGCCGTCACCCGCGAGGAGCGACGACTGCTCGCCCGCGGGCCGGACTTCACCGCCTACCGCATCATCGACGCCATCGTCGACGGCTACTTCCACGTGCTCGACGAGATCGAATCCGACATCGAGGCGGTCGAGGAGGAGGTCGTCGGCGCGACGGGTCTCGACCTGCTCGAGGACATCAACGAGCTCCGACGGGACCTGCTCTCCGTGCGGCGCGTGCTCTGGCCGACCCGCGACGCCGTCGGCGTGCTCGCCCGAGGCGACCTCGACTTCGTCGACGAGACGACGGAGAAGTACTTCCGCGACGTGTACGACCACGTCGTCCAGCTCGTCGAGCTCAACGAGACGTACCGCGACCTCGTCACCGGCGCACGCGATATCTATCTCAACTCGCTGTCGATGTCGACCAACGAGGTGATGAAGACGCTGACGGTCGTCGCGACCATCGTCCTGCCGCTGACGTTCGTCGTCGGCGTCTACGGCATGAACTTCGAGCGGATGCCGGAGCTGGCGTGGCCGTACGCCTACCACGCCGTCGTCCTCGGGATGGCCGGCATCGCCGGTGTGATGGTGCTGTACTTCCGACGCGAGGGCTGGCTGTAG
- a CDS encoding Glu/Leu/Phe/Val family dehydrogenase produces the protein MTDEANPFESLQEQVDDAAAYLDVRDDVLDRLKHPERVLETNLTVDMDDGSIGRFKAFRSQFNGDRGPYKGGIRYHPGVSRDEVKALSGWMVYKCATVGIPYGGGKGGIVIDPSEHSADELERVTRSFAKELRPLVGEDRDIPAPDVNTGQREMNWIKDTYETLENKTEPGVVTGKAIESGGSEGRVEATGRSTMLASREVFDYLDRDISEATVAVQGYGNAGWIAAKLVDELGADVVAVSDSSGAIHRADGFDPVAVKDFKRETGSVTGYEDADEEVSNEDLLTMDVDLLIPAALENAIDEELAHDVQADVIVEAANGPLTPDADDVLTESDVWVVPDILANAGGVTVSYFEWVQNRQRFYWSEERVNDELETIIVDAFDRMTEAHESFDTPSLRTACYVNAVQRVVDAYMDSGNWP, from the coding sequence ATGACAGACGAGGCCAACCCGTTCGAGAGTCTCCAGGAGCAGGTCGACGACGCAGCCGCGTACCTCGACGTCCGGGACGACGTACTCGACCGGCTGAAACACCCCGAACGAGTACTCGAGACGAACCTCACCGTCGACATGGACGACGGGAGCATCGGCCGGTTCAAGGCGTTCCGCTCGCAGTTCAACGGCGACCGCGGCCCCTACAAGGGGGGCATCCGCTACCACCCGGGCGTCAGCCGGGACGAGGTCAAGGCGCTCTCCGGCTGGATGGTCTACAAGTGCGCGACCGTCGGCATCCCCTACGGCGGCGGCAAGGGCGGGATCGTCATCGACCCGTCCGAGCACTCCGCGGACGAACTGGAGCGTGTCACCCGGTCGTTCGCGAAGGAACTCCGGCCGCTCGTCGGCGAGGACAGGGACATCCCCGCGCCCGACGTGAACACCGGCCAGCGCGAGATGAACTGGATCAAGGACACCTACGAGACCCTCGAGAACAAGACCGAGCCCGGCGTCGTCACGGGCAAGGCCATCGAGTCCGGCGGCAGCGAGGGTCGTGTCGAGGCGACCGGACGCTCGACCATGCTGGCCTCCCGCGAGGTGTTCGACTACCTCGACCGCGACATCTCTGAGGCGACCGTCGCCGTGCAGGGCTACGGGAACGCCGGCTGGATCGCGGCAAAGCTCGTCGACGAACTCGGCGCGGACGTCGTCGCCGTCTCCGACTCCTCCGGTGCCATCCACAGGGCCGACGGCTTCGACCCCGTCGCGGTCAAGGACTTCAAGCGCGAGACGGGCTCCGTCACGGGCTACGAGGACGCCGACGAGGAGGTCTCGAACGAGGACCTGCTGACGATGGACGTCGACCTCCTCATCCCGGCGGCTCTGGAGAACGCCATCGACGAGGAGCTCGCCCACGACGTGCAGGCCGACGTCATCGTCGAGGCTGCGAACGGCCCGCTCACGCCCGACGCCGACGACGTACTCACCGAGTCCGACGTGTGGGTCGTCCCCGACATCCTCGCCAACGCGGGCGGCGTCACCGTCTCGTACTTCGAGTGGGTTCAGAACCGACAGCGGTTCTACTGGTCCGAGGAGCGCGTCAACGACGAGCTGGAGACCATCATCGTCGACGCCTTCGACCGCATGACCGAGGCCCACGAGTCCTTCGACACGCCGAGCCTCCGCACCGCCTGCTACGTCAACGCCGTCCAGCGCGTCGTCGACGCGTACATGGATTCGGGCAACTGGCCCTGA
- a CDS encoding GNAT family N-acetyltransferase produces the protein MDDLVVRRFEASDTDAVWRVHDRALRASAMAYDPEYNRYLRHVEREFFETGGWFTVVEAADPGTAATTRDHAAEPAIVAIGGFQPLAYVREESDPPSWLPAAVDETCRIRSVAVAPDLQGVGVGTALLDRLERRAAERGFGDTILHTEASMEQACRFYEHRGYATLAETDGERWYGKRLD, from the coding sequence ATGGACGACCTCGTGGTTCGTCGGTTCGAAGCCAGCGACACCGACGCAGTCTGGCGTGTCCACGACCGGGCGTTGCGTGCGTCCGCGATGGCGTACGACCCCGAGTACAACCGCTATCTCCGTCACGTCGAGCGCGAGTTCTTCGAAACAGGCGGCTGGTTCACCGTCGTCGAGGCGGCCGACCCCGGCACAGCAGCGACCACCCGCGACCACGCCGCCGAGCCGGCCATCGTCGCGATCGGCGGGTTCCAGCCGCTCGCGTACGTGCGCGAGGAGTCGGACCCGCCGTCGTGGCTCCCGGCGGCCGTCGACGAGACGTGCCGGATCCGGAGCGTCGCGGTCGCCCCCGACCTGCAGGGTGTGGGCGTCGGCACCGCGTTGCTCGACCGGCTCGAACGACGGGCTGCCGAACGAGGCTTCGGGGACACGATACTCCACACGGAGGCGTCCATGGAGCAGGCGTGTCGGTTCTACGAGCACCGGGGCTACGCGACGCTGGCGGAGACTGACGGGGAACGGTGGTACGGAAAACGGCTCGACTGA
- a CDS encoding MFS transporter, whose product MNRNDRAIVALVTLGHAMVHTYELSIPIFVSVWLTSPAFSVDAATLGVVTTVGYGLFGLGALPGGVLADTVGSKRLIVGCLLGMAGSFALLSVASSIWLVAVALCFWGVAASVYHPSGLSLISRGVEARGSAFAYHGMAGNVGIALGPLAATLLLLVLDWRGVALVLAVPAVLGAALALRFDVDERAAVADGGTDAGDSKADAVESWPEFVAGSKRLFAGGFLVILAIVVCSGLYYRGVLTFLPDILGDFQSLQPVEFAGEDLEPGRYVYSGLLMVGVVGQYVGGRLTDRVAPSRALPFAFGLLGLLALVFVPVSGLGLLPVLALCGVLGVALFVVQPLYQAAVAEHTPAGTRGLSYGYTYLGVFGVGALGGTLAGGILTYADVDVLFLVLAGIGLLGATASLVLGRRG is encoded by the coding sequence GTGAACCGTAACGACCGTGCCATCGTCGCGCTCGTCACGCTCGGTCACGCGATGGTGCACACCTACGAGCTCTCGATCCCCATCTTCGTGAGCGTCTGGCTCACCAGCCCGGCGTTCTCGGTCGACGCGGCGACGCTCGGAGTCGTCACGACGGTGGGGTACGGCCTGTTCGGGCTCGGCGCGCTCCCGGGTGGGGTGCTCGCCGACACCGTCGGCTCGAAGCGACTCATCGTGGGCTGCCTCCTGGGGATGGCCGGCTCGTTCGCGCTGCTGTCGGTCGCCTCGTCCATCTGGCTCGTCGCCGTCGCGCTCTGCTTTTGGGGCGTCGCGGCCAGCGTCTACCACCCCTCCGGCCTCTCGCTCATCAGCCGCGGCGTCGAGGCCCGCGGCTCCGCCTTTGCCTACCACGGGATGGCCGGCAACGTCGGCATCGCGCTCGGCCCGCTCGCCGCGACGCTGCTCCTGCTGGTACTCGACTGGCGCGGCGTCGCGCTCGTGCTCGCGGTTCCCGCCGTCCTCGGCGCTGCGCTCGCGCTCCGGTTCGACGTGGACGAGCGCGCGGCCGTCGCCGACGGCGGAACGGACGCGGGTGACTCGAAGGCCGACGCGGTGGAGTCGTGGCCGGAGTTCGTCGCCGGCTCGAAGCGCCTGTTCGCCGGCGGCTTCCTCGTCATCCTCGCCATCGTCGTCTGCTCCGGGCTGTACTACCGTGGCGTCCTGACGTTCCTGCCGGACATCCTCGGCGACTTCCAGTCGCTCCAGCCCGTCGAGTTCGCCGGCGAGGACCTCGAGCCCGGTCGGTACGTCTACAGTGGCCTGCTGATGGTCGGCGTCGTCGGCCAGTACGTCGGCGGGCGACTCACCGACCGCGTGGCACCGAGCCGCGCCCTCCCGTTCGCGTTCGGCCTCCTCGGCCTGCTCGCGCTGGTGTTCGTCCCCGTCTCCGGACTCGGCCTCCTGCCGGTGCTCGCGCTCTGTGGCGTCCTCGGCGTCGCCCTGTTCGTCGTCCAGCCGCTGTACCAGGCCGCCGTCGCGGAGCACACGCCAGCCGGCACCCGCGGACTCTCCTACGGCTACACCTACCTCGGCGTCTTCGGCGTCGGCGCGCTCGGCGGCACGCTCGCGGGCGGCATCCTGACCTACGCGGACGTGGACGTCCTGTTCCTGGTGCTCGCGGGGATCGGGTTGCTCGGCGCGACGGCGAGCCTGGTTCTGGGCCGACGGGGCTGA
- a CDS encoding DUF3054 domain-containing protein, whose translation MHALDRLRTVAAGGSTAGDRLRVVVADVVVLCALIVAGELRHQINPVEQPLVLAETAVPFLLGWAVVATLVGAYGERALADRIWSVRTAVGGWLGAVAIGAILRGSPYFAGAIPWTFLAVMAGLGTVALALVRFVAVTLLSSTR comes from the coding sequence ATGCACGCGCTCGATCGCCTCCGCACGGTGGCAGCCGGCGGGAGCACGGCCGGCGACCGCCTGCGGGTCGTCGTGGCCGACGTCGTGGTGCTCTGTGCGCTCATCGTCGCGGGCGAGCTTCGCCACCAGATCAACCCGGTCGAACAGCCCCTCGTGCTGGCCGAGACCGCCGTGCCGTTCCTGCTCGGCTGGGCGGTCGTGGCCACGCTCGTCGGCGCGTACGGGGAGCGCGCACTCGCCGACCGTATCTGGTCCGTCCGCACCGCCGTGGGTGGTTGGCTCGGCGCGGTCGCCATCGGGGCCATCCTCCGCGGCTCCCCGTACTTCGCCGGTGCCATCCCGTGGACGTTTCTCGCCGTGATGGCGGGACTGGGAACTGTCGCGCTCGCACTCGTCCGGTTCGTCGCGGTGACGCTGCTCTCCTCGACGCGGTAG
- the gdhB gene encoding glutamate dehydrogenase GdhB, whose translation MVTATTSEDETEQHEESALETARRQLAGAAELVDVDEGVIERLNHPDRVQRVSIPLKRDDGTTEVYTGYRAQHDSVRGPFKGGLRYHPGVSEQECIGLSMWMTWKCAVMDLPFGGAKGGIVVDPKTLSEGEKERLTRRFAQELRDVIGPKRDIPAPDMGTGPQEMAWFMDAYSMQEGETTPGVVTGKPPVIGGSFGREGAPGRSVGIIAEQAIDYYDWDIDGTTVAVQGFGSVGAYAARYLDDLGATVVAVSDVDGAIYDPDGLDTRDVEDHDERPGMVSGYDAPRSLANEELLELDVDVLIPAAIGNVLTADNADDVQADMIVEGANGPTTSAADAVFDERDIPVVPDILANAGGVTVSYFEWLQDINRRQWSLDRVNEELRTEMLKAWDAVRDQVDRRDVSWRDATYAVALNRVAEAHEARGLWP comes from the coding sequence ATGGTCACAGCCACAACATCGGAAGACGAGACGGAACAGCACGAGGAGAGCGCACTCGAGACCGCTCGACGACAGCTCGCCGGCGCGGCCGAACTGGTCGACGTCGACGAGGGCGTCATCGAGCGCCTGAACCACCCCGACCGCGTCCAGCGGGTCTCCATCCCGCTGAAGCGCGACGACGGCACGACCGAGGTGTACACCGGCTACCGCGCCCAGCACGACAGCGTCCGCGGCCCGTTCAAGGGCGGCCTGCGCTACCACCCCGGCGTCTCCGAGCAGGAGTGCATCGGGCTCTCGATGTGGATGACCTGGAAGTGCGCCGTGATGGACCTCCCCTTCGGCGGCGCGAAGGGCGGCATCGTCGTGGACCCCAAGACCCTCAGCGAGGGCGAGAAGGAGCGCCTCACCCGCCGGTTCGCACAGGAGCTGCGCGACGTCATCGGTCCGAAACGCGACATCCCGGCCCCCGACATGGGCACCGGCCCGCAGGAGATGGCGTGGTTCATGGACGCCTACTCGATGCAGGAGGGCGAGACCACCCCCGGCGTCGTCACCGGCAAGCCACCCGTCATCGGCGGCTCGTTCGGACGCGAGGGCGCACCCGGCCGCTCGGTCGGCATCATCGCCGAGCAGGCCATCGACTACTACGACTGGGACATCGACGGGACGACGGTCGCCGTGCAGGGCTTCGGCTCGGTCGGCGCGTACGCCGCCCGCTACCTCGACGACCTCGGCGCGACCGTCGTCGCCGTGAGCGACGTCGACGGGGCCATCTACGACCCCGACGGCCTCGACACACGCGACGTCGAGGACCACGACGAGCGCCCCGGCATGGTGTCGGGCTACGACGCCCCGCGGAGCCTCGCCAACGAGGAACTCCTCGAACTCGACGTGGACGTGCTCATCCCGGCCGCCATCGGCAACGTCCTCACCGCCGACAACGCCGACGACGTGCAGGCCGATATGATCGTCGAGGGCGCGAACGGTCCGACGACCTCCGCCGCGGACGCCGTCTTCGACGAGCGCGACATCCCCGTCGTCCCCGACATCCTCGCCAACGCCGGCGGTGTCACCGTCTCCTACTTCGAGTGGCTGCAGGACATCAACCGCCGCCAGTGGTCGCTCGACCGCGTCAACGAGGAGCTGCGCACCGAGATGCTGAAGGCGTGGGACGCGGTCCGCGACCAGGTCGACCGCCGCGACGTCAGCTGGCGCGACGCCACCTACGCGGTCGCACTGAACCGCGTCGCCGAGGCCCACGAGGCCCGCGGGCTCTGGCCGTAG
- a CDS encoding ornithine cyclodeaminase family protein, which yields MTTARFLTSSDVADLASPAEYVAAVREGYRQRGEGAAAKPRSTLRNGDPPGMLFSYAAILPDTGAMGGYMYSAGFGEVDAWFVTPLFDAESGAPLALVDGAHMNPFKTGAAGAVAVDELAREDATKLAVIGSGPQAQGQLKATMTVREFETVNVYSPTKDNRESFAAEMNRRYDDAAVGAVASSAAAVENADVVITATTASEPVFDGDLLEPGTHVTAMGQYHPEKRELDHTTVRRATYVPDLRERVTQDAGSFISAMEAGLVGEDDVHAELGEVVAGEVDGRTSDDEITVFDSGGTGIETTAGAYLLYEKAVERDLGSEIEFAPASEALQG from the coding sequence ATGACGACCGCCCGTTTCCTGACGAGTAGCGATGTCGCCGACCTCGCCTCGCCCGCCGAGTACGTCGCAGCCGTCCGCGAGGGCTACCGCCAGCGCGGCGAGGGTGCGGCCGCGAAACCCCGCTCGACCCTCCGCAACGGCGACCCACCCGGGATGCTGTTCAGCTACGCCGCAATCCTCCCCGACACGGGAGCGATGGGCGGCTACATGTACTCCGCCGGCTTCGGCGAGGTCGACGCCTGGTTCGTGACGCCGCTGTTCGACGCCGAGAGCGGCGCGCCGCTGGCACTCGTGGACGGCGCACACATGAACCCGTTCAAGACCGGCGCGGCGGGGGCGGTCGCCGTCGACGAGCTCGCCCGCGAGGACGCGACGAAGCTCGCGGTCATCGGCTCCGGCCCGCAGGCCCAGGGGCAGCTCAAGGCGACGATGACGGTGCGGGAGTTCGAGACGGTGAACGTCTACTCCCCGACGAAGGACAACCGCGAGTCCTTCGCGGCCGAGATGAACCGCCGGTACGACGACGCCGCGGTCGGCGCGGTCGCGTCCTCGGCCGCCGCGGTCGAGAACGCCGACGTGGTCATCACCGCGACGACCGCCTCGGAGCCCGTGTTCGACGGTGACCTGCTCGAACCCGGCACGCACGTCACCGCGATGGGCCAGTACCACCCCGAGAAGCGCGAACTCGACCACACGACGGTCCGCCGGGCGACGTACGTCCCCGACCTCCGCGAGCGCGTCACCCAGGACGCCGGGTCGTTCATCTCCGCGATGGAGGCCGGGCTGGTCGGCGAGGACGACGTCCACGCCGAACTCGGGGAGGTCGTCGCAGGCGAGGTCGACGGCCGGACGAGCGACGACGAGATCACGGTGTTCGACTCCGGCGGCACCGGCATCGAGACGACCGCCGGTGCGTACCTGCTGTACGAGAAGGCGGTGGAGCGGGACCTTGGGAGCGAGATCGAGTTCGCCCCCGCGAGCGAGGCGCTGCAGGGCTGA
- a CDS encoding DUF7509 family protein, whose amino-acid sequence MFDGQTTFRYGGRPIADILAEQAPEPPRFSRQNDFTVYVMGPYTAFSAAYAYDDGDRLATPFQSDPLFDPERHVTESGRGDMERALRDFCAELRDRHSCRAFIASDIGIPTYRQARELNEKRDDDEPDVQGMAPLDQSIAFAAHSDAVLFLFTQGGLTTGVGTETGGILGEFHLRRGNPATTHKPGQRVAIYQDAEFGSATVDELPYGFDVRYDEFRRRDDLHDKVRNWFDALTREARDTDLPVFVPGETYAPEE is encoded by the coding sequence ATGTTCGACGGACAGACGACCTTCCGCTACGGCGGCCGCCCCATCGCCGACATCCTCGCCGAGCAGGCCCCGGAGCCGCCGCGGTTCAGCCGGCAGAACGATTTCACCGTGTACGTGATGGGCCCGTACACCGCCTTCAGTGCGGCCTACGCCTACGACGACGGCGACCGGCTCGCGACACCGTTCCAGTCGGACCCGCTGTTCGACCCGGAGCGACACGTCACCGAGAGCGGCCGCGGAGACATGGAGCGGGCACTCCGTGACTTCTGCGCCGAGCTCCGGGACCGCCACAGCTGCCGGGCATTCATCGCCAGCGACATCGGCATCCCGACCTACCGGCAGGCTCGGGAGCTGAACGAGAAGCGGGACGACGACGAGCCCGATGTCCAGGGCATGGCCCCGCTCGACCAGTCCATCGCCTTCGCCGCCCACAGCGACGCCGTGCTGTTCCTGTTCACGCAGGGCGGGCTGACCACCGGCGTCGGCACCGAGACGGGCGGCATCCTCGGCGAGTTCCACCTCCGACGGGGGAACCCCGCGACGACGCACAAGCCCGGCCAGCGCGTCGCCATCTACCAGGACGCCGAGTTCGGCAGCGCGACGGTCGACGAACTCCCCTACGGCTTCGACGTGCGCTACGACGAGTTCCGCCGGCGGGACGACCTCCACGACAAGGTCCGGAACTGGTTCGACGCGCTGACTCGCGAGGCACGGGACACCGACCTCCCGGTGTTCGTCCCCGGTGAGACGTACGCGCCGGAGGAGTGA
- a CDS encoding HpcH/HpaI aldolase/citrate lyase family protein, with protein MLRRSVLFSPGDRPELMRKAPGTGADTIVFDLEDAVAPARKDEARAAVRDVLSDPAFDPDAEVCVRVNPVEDSATTAADDLTVVYDGDARPDALMLPKCTDGDDVDALDSLVPGETPPVLALVESAAGVLHAESVAAADATDALVFGAEDLSADIGATRTDEGTEVLYAREHVVLAAATADVDAIDTVHTDFSDGEGLREETEFAIELGYDGKMAIHPSQVAVINEAFTPDAEAVEWAERVLAARAEADEEGRGVFQVDGQMIDAPLIAQAERVVARAEAADGV; from the coding sequence ATGCTCAGACGTAGCGTGCTGTTCTCGCCCGGCGACCGACCGGAACTGATGCGCAAGGCTCCCGGAACCGGTGCGGACACCATCGTCTTCGACCTGGAGGACGCCGTCGCACCGGCCCGCAAGGACGAGGCTCGTGCGGCCGTCCGCGACGTGCTCTCGGACCCGGCGTTCGACCCCGACGCCGAGGTCTGCGTGCGGGTCAACCCGGTCGAGGACTCCGCGACGACGGCTGCCGACGACCTCACGGTGGTGTACGACGGCGACGCCCGGCCGGACGCGCTGATGCTCCCGAAGTGCACCGACGGCGACGACGTCGACGCGCTGGACTCGCTGGTTCCCGGCGAGACGCCGCCGGTGCTCGCGCTGGTCGAAAGTGCAGCGGGCGTGCTCCACGCGGAGTCCGTGGCGGCCGCCGACGCGACGGACGCGCTGGTGTTCGGCGCGGAGGACCTCTCGGCCGACATCGGGGCGACCCGGACCGACGAGGGCACGGAGGTGCTCTACGCGCGCGAGCACGTCGTGCTCGCGGCCGCCACGGCCGACGTCGACGCCATCGACACCGTCCACACCGACTTCTCCGACGGCGAGGGGCTGCGCGAGGAGACAGAGTTCGCCATCGAACTGGGCTACGACGGCAAGATGGCCATCCATCCGTCACAGGTGGCGGTCATCAACGAGGCGTTCACGCCCGATGCCGAGGCCGTCGAGTGGGCCGAGCGCGTGCTGGCTGCGAGGGCCGAAGCCGACGAGGAGGGCCGCGGCGTCTTCCAGGTGGACGGTCAGATGATCGATGCGCCGCTGATCGCACAGGCCGAGCGCGTCGTCGCACGTGCCGAGGCGGCAGACGGCGTATAA
- a CDS encoding MaoC family dehydratase, which translates to MTGRYYEAFEVGETIEHERRRTVSESDNQRFCDMTMNQQPLHLDESFASDTQFGQRLVNGIYTLALAVGVSIPETTDGTIVANLSYDEVEHPAPVFHGDTLRVQSTVTDKRETSDGERGVVTMHVEAFVVDLDDDDDRGEGEVLVCEFDRTVLSLKREHAGD; encoded by the coding sequence ATGACCGGCCGCTACTACGAGGCGTTCGAGGTCGGCGAGACCATCGAACACGAGCGACGCCGCACCGTCTCCGAGAGCGACAACCAGCGGTTCTGCGACATGACGATGAACCAGCAGCCGCTCCACCTGGACGAGTCCTTCGCGAGCGACACGCAGTTCGGCCAGCGGCTCGTCAACGGCATCTACACGCTGGCGCTCGCGGTCGGTGTCTCCATCCCCGAGACGACCGACGGCACCATCGTCGCGAACCTCTCCTACGACGAGGTCGAGCACCCCGCCCCGGTGTTCCACGGCGACACGCTCCGCGTGCAGTCGACCGTGACGGACAAACGCGAGACGAGCGACGGCGAACGCGGCGTCGTCACGATGCACGTCGAGGCGTTCGTCGTGGACCTCGACGACGATGACGACCGCGGCGAGGGCGAGGTGCTGGTCTGTGAGTTCGACCGGACCGTGCTCTCCCTGAAGCGCGAACACGCCGGGGACTGA